The genomic region GTGTGGTGACCATGCCATCCCCGACGTATGCATTGGCAGCGGCCTCGAGGATGCAGACCGCGCATCCGCGGCGCCGTCAATCTATGCGCCGAGCGTCCCTCACCAGACAGATCCGACCGCGGTTGCGCAGGCATGGGTGCGTGGACACACGATCGATTGGCGCATGCTCTATGCCGACATGAATTACCGGCGGATTTCGCTACCCACCTATCCGTTCGCACGCACCCGGTACTGGCATCCGGCTCTGCGCCCTCAGGCTGAGGACCGGAGTCGTGCTCTCCTCGTCGAATCGTCCACCAGCTCCGGTCGGGCCTTTCGGCTGTATCTAGCGCGGAACGAACGCTTCGTCGCAGATCACACGATCAACAGCACGCCTGTCCTGGCTGCATCCGCGTATGCTGCGCTCTCCGACGCAGTCGGGCGTCGCATACTCGATTCCGACACGCTTGCTATTGCTGACGTCGTATGGAGCCGGCCGCTTCGCTTTACCGACGACGAGCCGAAGCCTATTGACATCACTGTCAGCCCGCATGGTGATGGGCACCTGCTTTCGTTTCAAGCCTCCTCCAATGGGGAACAGGTCGAGCTCTGCTCGGCGCGCCTCGACGGCGCGCCGCCTCGACGGCGGGAACGCGTCGACATCGACATAATAAAGGCACGCTGCGGCGTGCAGCTTTCAGGCACCGCTTGCTATCGCCGGCTGCATGATGCCGGCTTGCGATTTGGTCCTTCGCTGCGGGTAATTCAGTCCGTTTGGTGTGGGCCGTACGAGGCGATCGCGCGCTTGGCCATCGAGGACAGCGATCTCGCTGTGGCATGGCAATGGGCCGAGCGTTTGAATCCGGCGCTCCTGGATGGTGCTTTCCAACTTTCGGTGCTGCACGAACTCCTTAATTCCGATGGCTGCGCACCCGCCTCTCTAGCGCTTCCGTTTAGCGCGAAGCGGATCACGCCTTACTCTGCGTTGCCGAGCCAATGCTATGCGTTCGTCCTTCTCGACAAGACTAGCCGCACGGCGAGTTCGGTCCGCAAGTGCGAGATCACGCTCCTCTCAGATGTGGGAGAGCCTTTGGTGCACATTGAACAGAGCACAGGACGACCTCAGAAACGGCGCGAGTCCGCTCAGTATGCTCGCGTCTATCGTGAGTCCTGGCAACGTGTCGCGGCACCGCTGCCGCGCAAGGACGGCGCAGCAATCACACGCCACTTGTTCGTCGGGCTTCCGGCGCTCGCCGATGCGTTTAGCCGCGCGGGCCATGGCGTCCTAGCAAACGCCATCCTCGCAAAGAAGTCGACAGCGTCGATGTCGTACGGGGCTGCTGTGCCATGGCCGAGCCTACTACGCCAGTTTGACGGGGTTACCCCCGGACGACTCGTCGTGTGGTACGACTCTGTCGGGCTTATGTCGCTGCCTGCGAACGATCAGGTTTGCTTCAGTTTCGACACGATGTTCGAGCTATCGAAGCAACTGCTGGCATTGCGCCTGCGTAAGCCCTGTTTCGTCATCATCTCTTCCGTATCGGCCGCCGGACGAGACGAGTCCCCGACGGTGGGAGCTCTGTCGGGATTTGCCAGAGCGGTCCGGAGCGAGAACCCCCTGCTTAGGCTGAAACTTGTGCAATGGGTGGGCTTGAGCGAAGCAGAGCTTGTTGGCAGATGCAAGGAGCTTACTTACATTGTCGACGGGCTGTGCGCTTGGGCACCCGATGCCACCGAACACAGGATTGATCTTCGGACGAGCGCTTACGAGGTGAAACGATTGACAGCGGATTATTCTCCGTGCCTCTCACAGGGTCTGCACGTTCGTCCGGGTGGGGTATACGTTGTCACGGGCGGAGGCGGCGGCATCGGGCAGAGAATTGCCCGACGCTTGGTCGAGTGCGGGGCGAAGGTTGCGCTCATCGGCCGATCGGCCGAGCCGCAGACTGCGGTCGTGGAACCGTCGCTCTCGGCGGCGGCTCGCTATCTGCAGGCCGACGTCACTGATGCGGTTGCAATCGCAAAGGGCCTTACTACCGTGCGCGCTGAGCTCGGGCCAATTCGCGGTGTGTTCCACTGCGCTGGCGTCGCAGGAGGACAACTGCTACTGCATCGACCGCTCTCGGCTGCGCGTCATGTCCTGGCTCCAAAGGTGCTCGGAACAATCAATCTCGACGAGGCAACACGAAATGATCCGCTTGACTATTTCGTCCTCTTCTCGTCGCTTGCGTCCGTGACGGGGCCGGTCGGCGCCAGCGATTACGCATATGCGAATCGCTATGGCGATCTCTTCTCCGAGCATCGCAACGCAATGATTCGAAGTGGTCAGCGGCAAGGCGTGACGGTGTCTGTCAGCTGGCCGCCGTGGTCCGATGGCGGGATGTCGTTGCCCCCACGCGAGATCGACCACCTGCGATCAATGGGATTAACGCCGATTGGCAGCAACAAGGCGATTGAGGTCCTCGCGGCATGTCTCGCCGCCGGCGGCGGCCACTTTATCGTCGGCTGCGGCAACGGAGCAGATATCGAACGGTTTTTCTCCACGAGTATTTCACCAATGACAACACATGAACAGGAGGCACGCTCGTGACCTCGAGGCTGACAGCAACCGACGTCGACCGTGCGATTCGGCAGGCGATCTCGATCGAAACAAAGATTCCGGAGGACCAACTCCGTGAGGACGAGCCGTTCGAGCGCTACGGCATAGAATCCGTAATGAGTGTCGCCATCGTCCGCCATCTTGAGGACAGGTTCGGCGAACTCCCGAAGACGCTGCTGTTCGAGTACCAGACGTTGCGACACTTGACCAACTACTTTCTCGAGGAGCAAGGAATCGAGACCGCGCCTACTCAGTCGATCCCCGCGGCGCCGCGGCCGAAGGAGACGCACACCGGTGACATCGCCATCATTGGCATCAGCGGTAGATTCCCGCGCGCCGCCAACCTGCAGGAGTTTTGGGCCAACCTGCGCGAGGGACGTGACTGTATCACGGAGATCCCTGACCGCCTTTGGGACTGGAAGCAACTCTACGACAAAAAGCCCAACACGGAGAGGAAGTCGTACGCTCGATGGGGTGGATTCCTCGACGACTCTGATTGTTTTGATCCGTTGTTCTTCAACATTCCAAACCTCGTGGCCGAGGCGATGGATCCTCAACAGCGGCTGTTCCTCGAGGTGGTTCACCACACGCTTGAGGATGCGGGATACACCCGCGAACTCCTCCATTCCAAGCGGGTCGGCGTCTACGTCAGTGCAATGTGGAGCGACTATCAGCATTACGGCACACAGGACGCGTCGACGGAGAGCTCCTTTGCGTCGATCGCGAACCGCACCTCGTACTTCTTCGACTTCCACGGGCCTAGCATAGCTCTCGACACCAGCTGCTCCGGTTCACTGACGACGGTCCATCTCGCCTGCGAGAGCCTGCGCAGCGGCGAGACCGACCTCGCGATCGCCGGCGGAGTGAATATCACCACGCATCCGCACAAATACCTCGCGCTCAGCCTGCTCGGATTCGCGTCGACCGATGGCCGGTGCCGCAGTTTCGGTGCCGACGCAAACGGCTACGTTCCGGGTGACGGCGTCGGTGCCTTGCTCCTCAAGCCGTTGGTCGATGCGATCGCCGACGGCGATCGAATACATGCCGTAATCAAAGCAACAGCGATCAACCACGGTGGCCGATCGAGCGGCTACACTGTTCCCAGCGCCGAAGCCCAGTCGGAGCTGATCGATGCGGCGCTCCGCAAAGCCCGAATCAATCCGCGGACGATTGGGTACGTCGAGGCCCATGCGCCGGGCACCGCTCTCGGCGATCCAATCGAAATCAGGGCATTGACAGACACCTTCAGGAGATACACGAACGACTCCCAATTCTGCGCCATCGGTTCGGTCAAGTCGAACATCGGTCATCTGGAAGCCGCAGCGGGATTCGCTGGCATCGCCAAGGTCGTGCTGCAGATGCGACACCAGGAGATAGTGGCAAGTCTTCATTCAGACAAGCTAAATCCTAACATCCGATTCGAGGCCACGCCGTTCTTCGTTCAACAAAGCCTTCAACGCTGGCAGCTTCCACGCACTGGCGGCAACGGATTCGAAGCGCAACCCAGACGGCGGGCCGCCGTCAGCTCCTTCGGTGTCGGTGGGGCGAACGCTCACGTCATCCTGGAGGAATATCCCGAACCCGTCGTGTTCCGCCCCACCCGCGCTGAGCAGCTAGTCGTTCTCTCTGCGAAGACCGATGAACGGTTGCGCGTTGTCATTCAAAATATGCACAGTCACGTCGTGCGCGCGCTCGCGCCTACTGAATCTCACGTTATCGCCGGTCCGCTGACTCGTGACTGGGTGCTCGAGCTTTTGAGCAACGTGAGCCATGTCCGCGCCTGCTTGCTTGACGACGCAGATTTGCTGACCGACATTTTGAGTCAGCCTACCGACCAAGACACGCTGATCGCGTGTGTCCAAGACCAGCTCGGTATCGCGCTCGACCGAAAGTGGATCGAGCGCGCCACCATCGGGGAGCTCTTGGCGTCGCTGGACCATTCGGCGTCGGAGGCTGCGGATGGGGATTCCAGGCCGGCTTACTTGGAGCAAATCGCTTACACGCTCCAGGTCGGACGGGAAGCGATGCGGCACCGTTTCGCGACGCTCGTCGGATCCCTGCCAGAGCTGGCGGAATCACTGCGATGCTTCTTGGCGAACGAGCCGACCGAACTCACGTGGACCGGACACGTTCCGAACACCGCCGCGAACATCGCTTCACGATACGAAGAATCGGCATACGTCTCGCGCCTCGTATCCGCAAAACGTCTGGAGCGACTCGGGGCGCTGTGGTGCAGGGGCGTCGACATTTCCTGGAATGAGATGTACACGACGCCGAAGCCGCGGCGGATCGCGCTGCCACAGTATCCGTTCGCACGCGAACGCTGCTGGGTCGAAGGAGCTGCAGCACGGATCAGCGGCGGGAGCATCTCGACGCCGCCGGTGCGTGACCATGCACATCCTAATCTCGAGACTCGTGTGCAAAGCAATGGAGCCGAGATTGAACGGCTGATGTTTCGTCCGCGCTGGATACCCGTTGCGTCGCTGCCGACTCAAGAAACGACTGTCTCGGACGCGCAGCCTGGCGGGGCCGTGCTATTAGTCTATCCGATCGGCGCCGAGTTCCTCGTCGATGCGTTGAAGCAGCTTCTTCCCCCAAGTGACATCTATGAGATCGTTCTCGAGACGCGCACGGAGCTGGTCTCGCCGACCAAGTGGACCGTAAGTCTCTCTGACGCGGATGCTATCGGAGCCTGTCTCGAGCACATTGAGGACCTCCGCACCGTTTATTTTCTCGGCGGCTATCACGACGACGAATGGCACCCAGGGACAATGGCTGCGTTCCAGCGCTTGCAGCTACAAGGCGTGAGATCGCTGGTCCGCCTGGTTAAGGGACTCGAAGGCCGGCGCCGAGCCGGCTGCAGCATGCCGCGGCTGAAGGTCTTCGCGAACCGTACGAATCGCGTGCACTCGGCTGAGCGCATACAGCCCTTCACCGCAGCCGTATCCGGAATTGCACGCTGCATCGCGCGCGAGTATCCTGAGCTCTCCCCCGAGATCTTCGACCTCGATATCCGCGCGTCCGATGCCAGCCGTCATGCACGCTTGTTGGCTGCACTCCATACTGCCATTACGGGCGTCGCAGGCTACACCGAGGCGTCGATTCGCGACGGCCAAGCCTTCATCCGCCAGATCCATCCGCATGCTATCGAGGAGATTCAGGCGCCTGTTTTCAAACACAACGGCCTCTACGTAATCGTTGGGGGCGCAGGCGCTGTCGGCAGAGTGCTGAGCCGCCAACTCGCCTCACTCGCGAGAGCGCGGCTCATCTGGTTGGGACGCCGTCCCTTCGACGATTCGGTCGCAGCGCAGGTGACCGAGCTGGCGCACGTGGGCGGACAATTGAGCTACATGACTGTAGACGCGGCGGCAGTCGACCAACTCGAGGCCGCGTTCGACGAAATCGAAGCGAAGCACGGTGATATCGACGGCATTCTCCATCTTGCGATGGTCCACGAAGTGGCGCGGCTTTCGGAACTCACTGAAGAGCAGATCGCCCGCACGCTCTCATCCAAGTCCGAATCGACGTACGCGTTGTACTCGGCCCTGCGCCACCGCGACATCGGCTTCGTCGCGCTCTTCTCATCGGCGGAGGCGTATGTCGGCAACGTCGGCTGGGGGGACTATGCGGCAGCGTGCTCGGCGCAGGACGCGTTCGCGCTGTATTGGGCAGACAACGCAGCCTATCCGGTCGTGTCGATCAACTGGGGCTACTGGGAGGGAGGTGACCCCGAGATCGGTGCTATGCTCGAGGCCAAGGGCGTTCACCCGCTTAAGGCTGGCCAGGGTGTCGCAATCCTCGAGCGCGTCATCGGCCGTCGTTCCTCGCAAACCATTGCCCTGGACGTCGACGGCGTCGTACTCGAACGGATGGGGTTCGTGCCACACACCACTCGTCGACCGAGCGCCGACGGCGCAGTCACAATGGCGGAGACAGTGCCCGCCCCGGAGCCGCCCTCACGCACGCCTGTGACAAAGGACGAGCCTGGGTCACCGAGCGATGAGCCCCTCATCTCGGCATCGATGCCGGGAGGAGCTCCCGCTGTGCTTCCGGACGAACACCAACTGAGCTATGCGCTGTCCGATCTGCTGTCGACGGTCCTGAAGATCAGCCGCGCGCGAATTGATCCGGATACCGACCTCATCAACTATGGCATCGACTCGCTCACGGTACTCGCCCTGCAGAAGGCATTGGAGGCGAAGGCCGGGACTCTCCCGGCGACGCTGTTCATCACCTCGACGACGTTGCGGGCCGTCGCTCAACAATTGCTGCAGCAGCATCCTGCCGCAGCCGGGGCGCTCGTTCCGCTGCCGCCGGCACCGTCGTGTGTCGGCGCGCCGACACCTACGGTCGCCGGCAGCCCGGCGCCAAGCGGCCGAGCAGCCGCCGAGGCATATGTCCTTGATCGGCACCCTCCTCCGGATGTCTCGGACTATCTCGCACAGTACGGCGCAATGTACCGAGACGGTCGGCTGAAAAAGGCGTGCGAGATCGGGCCTAAGCTGGGCCTTCCGGTGGCCGCCTCTGGGAGGCCTGAGCTCAAGCACCTGCTGATGAACACGAAGTCATGCAATGCCGTCGAGCTTTTCACTATCGGAAGCGGTGCCCCGGTTGTGCTCCTGCCCGCCGTCGCCCTAACGGCTCCCATCTGGACGCATCAGCTGTCGTCGAGCCTGACGAGCACGATGCAGTTCATCGCACTCCATCCGCCTGGCTACGGCGCAACAAGTCCCATTCGGGACTGCACAACCAGAGGCATCTCTGAGGTTTTCATGGATATGATCGACGTGCTGTCACCGGAACGGCCTGTCCACTTAGTCGCCTCCTGTCTCGGTTGCATCTCGGCGATCTACATGACCAGGTCGTTCCCCGACCGGGTGGCGTCGCTGACGCTAGTCGGCGCCTTTCACGATACGTCAGAAATGGTGGTGGGCGATCCTAGCCAGCTCACGACAGAACAGTTCACCGAGATGCTCACGACGGCGGTCGACCGCGTGAAAGCCGACTTCGCCGAAGTGAGCCAGCACCAAGCCGATGGTGGCGTCGTAACGGGTGCATCACCGGCGTTACTCCTCGATAGCTTCTGCGCGAACGCATTGATCGCAATGCGATACCTCAGCGAGATGCTCTCGCTGTCGCCGCTGCCGTGGCTCGCCGGCATCAAGGCGCCGACCCAGTGCATTGTCGGCTCGAACGATCGCATCGTCAGTACACGCCATTCTCGAGAGATCGTGGCAGGAGTGCCCGGTGCAGCACTCGTGGAAATCGATGGCGCTGGTCATTTCCCGTACCTGACCCACAGCGAGCAGTTCAATTCGCTGCTCGATACATTCATTTCGAAGCATGAACGTCGCCAATACGACCGCTCGATCGGCAGCCGCAACGCCAGCACAACGCTGGCCGCGTCACAACTGTGACATTACCAAAGGAGGGAGAGAACCATGCAGAAATTCTCGAGTCATCAGGTTTGGGCGACAGTGTCGGGAAGAGATCGCGATGACATCATGAAGCAGATCGATTCGCTCGTCTGCTGGGGCGTGCGCGCGATCGAATTCCGCGTAGATTTGATTCCCGAGGCGCTATGGGATTCAATCCTTGGAATCGGAAGCCTACCCGTTCCGTGGTGGGTCGCACACTTCGGCACGGGCAAGGACGCCGACACGGCCAAGACGGCAATCGCTGAGACGCTTCGGAGCGATGCGGAAGGCGCGATCTTTCATTCACGGTGCGAGCACCTGTCGGACCTGATCGCAATGTGCCAAAAGGCGGGACGGCCCTTCGCCGCACCGTATCATAGCCAAAATCCGATGACCCGGAACGAAGCGATCAGGGAGTTCGAGTATCAGGCGACTCTCACTCCGGCATTCCGCAAGATCGCCGCGCGCGCACGCACGTACGCTGAGGCCGCCGCCATCGTTGACGCGACGCATACTGCTTCGAAAGCGGGTGGTTCGCCGGTTGTCGGAGCTGTATTCGGTCCGCAGCGCTGGGCGCGCATCGCGTTGCCTCACGCCGGTTCGGCAATCACCTTTATCCTCGCCCACGCAGTTGAGAACGAAGTCGGAGGAGATGACCAGCAGCTTCACCTGGGGGACATCCATCATCTGTCCGCGGTGAAGGACCTGCTCGCCATCCAACGCGGCGCGCATGCGTCCACGATACACTGATGCTTCGACCTCGGGACAACGGTGCGGATTCCGAGGTCCCGAGCAGCAACTCGATGTGAGACCAGGGATGGAGCAATGAGCGCCAAGACTAAATCGAAACGACCGCCACTGACGGCCAACATAAGCATCGACGAATTTCGAGCCTTCTACTGGTATCTGCACGAGCTGGTCGAATTCTGTCGGAACAACGGCCTGCCGACGGGCGGCCAAAAGCTCGCCGTGGTCTCTCGGATCGAGCGTTTCATACGTAGCGGTAAGCGCACGGGACTGGCCGAGTCCACGTCAATCAAGCGCCGCGTCAGCACAGCTCCGCGCGAGCTGTCCATATTGACTGTCGTGGGCAACGACTTCAAATGTGACGTGACAGCGCGCAATTTCTTCAAGTCCGTCATCGGTGAACACTTTCATTTCACGGCGCACGTCAATCGTTTCCGACGCGAACGGCTACGCAGAGGTATTCGGACCACCTATGGCGACCTTGCGCGCGAGTGGTTGGCCGAGCATGAGCGGCGAAAGGATCCGCGCTACAAGTCGAAGATTGAGCGTTCGTGGCAGTACAATCAATTCGTCCGCGACTTCGCTGCGGACAAGCTGCGAAACAGGGGAAAGGGAATGCGCGGAGCCGCGAAGGCGTGGAACGAGATTCGCGAGCATCGGGGGCCGCACACCTACGCGGAATACGTAAGAATTACCGAGCGCCGGCAGCCACCGACATGACGATCGCGACGACTGGCCGCTCTCAGTCAGAAGTTGCTCGGGAGTGGATTGGGCTAAGCCGACCCGCCCACAAGTCGCGGATGCATCTAATCGCATTCCCGTACGCCGGTGGAGGAGCCTCGGTGTATCGACGTTGGCAAAACGATCTCGCCCACGCCAAATGGCTCGACTTCACAGTTCTCCAATTGCCCGGCCGTGAGACGCGCATTCGGGAGCGGCCGCACAACGATCTGGCGCAGCTTCTCAAGGAGCTCGAGTGGGCCGTCGGCGCAGCAGTGGATCGGCCTTATGCGCTCTTCGGATATAGCATGGGAGCACTGCTTGCATACGAACTCGCCGTTCGTCTCGCCGAGAGCCACGCCGCGCCCGAACGTTTGCTGGTCGCTGCACGATGTCCTCCGTGGAGAAACAGGCATCGGCCAGCGGCCATCCCGTCACGTGATGCATTGCTTGCATGGGTTCGCCGTCTCGGGGCAACAGCCACCGAGCTGCTCGATACAGACTTGTTCATCGAACGTTTCTTGCCTACACTAGAGGCCGATATCAGGATCGTCGATGGATTCGCTCGGGACGTGCCGCAGATCCTCCCGTGCCCAATCGATGCCTTCAGTAGCGACGATGATGCGGAGGTTTCCATCGACGACATGCGATGCTGGGAAACCGCCGCTGGAAGCGGTTTCCGACTTCATCGGCTCGGAGGCGGTCATTTCTTCCTGCACCGCTCTCACAACGAGCTGATCGCGCTCATCAATCAGATCCTTGGCAGTCATGCGAGCTCTGGAGGGCGATGATGGATCGGTCGACACGGGTTCTGGTAGTGGGAGGCGGTCCTGCCGGCTCCACCACAACTACACTTCTGGCGCAGCGCGGGGTTGACGTCATCCTCGCCGAGCGCGAGCAAGGCGCTCGATATCACATTGGCGAATCGCTATTGCCGTCGTGCCTGCGCATCCTCGACCTTCTCGGCGTCAGAGAGAAAGTTGAGCGCCATGGCTTCGTGCGAAAGGACGGTGGCTACTTCGTTTGGGGCGAA from Nitrospira japonica harbors:
- a CDS encoding alpha/beta fold hydrolase; translated protein: MTSRLTATDVDRAIRQAISIETKIPEDQLREDEPFERYGIESVMSVAIVRHLEDRFGELPKTLLFEYQTLRHLTNYFLEEQGIETAPTQSIPAAPRPKETHTGDIAIIGISGRFPRAANLQEFWANLREGRDCITEIPDRLWDWKQLYDKKPNTERKSYARWGGFLDDSDCFDPLFFNIPNLVAEAMDPQQRLFLEVVHHTLEDAGYTRELLHSKRVGVYVSAMWSDYQHYGTQDASTESSFASIANRTSYFFDFHGPSIALDTSCSGSLTTVHLACESLRSGETDLAIAGGVNITTHPHKYLALSLLGFASTDGRCRSFGADANGYVPGDGVGALLLKPLVDAIADGDRIHAVIKATAINHGGRSSGYTVPSAEAQSELIDAALRKARINPRTIGYVEAHAPGTALGDPIEIRALTDTFRRYTNDSQFCAIGSVKSNIGHLEAAAGFAGIAKVVLQMRHQEIVASLHSDKLNPNIRFEATPFFVQQSLQRWQLPRTGGNGFEAQPRRRAAVSSFGVGGANAHVILEEYPEPVVFRPTRAEQLVVLSAKTDERLRVVIQNMHSHVVRALAPTESHVIAGPLTRDWVLELLSNVSHVRACLLDDADLLTDILSQPTDQDTLIACVQDQLGIALDRKWIERATIGELLASLDHSASEAADGDSRPAYLEQIAYTLQVGREAMRHRFATLVGSLPELAESLRCFLANEPTELTWTGHVPNTAANIASRYEESAYVSRLVSAKRLERLGALWCRGVDISWNEMYTTPKPRRIALPQYPFARERCWVEGAAARISGGSISTPPVRDHAHPNLETRVQSNGAEIERLMFRPRWIPVASLPTQETTVSDAQPGGAVLLVYPIGAEFLVDALKQLLPPSDIYEIVLETRTELVSPTKWTVSLSDADAIGACLEHIEDLRTVYFLGGYHDDEWHPGTMAAFQRLQLQGVRSLVRLVKGLEGRRRAGCSMPRLKVFANRTNRVHSAERIQPFTAAVSGIARCIAREYPELSPEIFDLDIRASDASRHARLLAALHTAITGVAGYTEASIRDGQAFIRQIHPHAIEEIQAPVFKHNGLYVIVGGAGAVGRVLSRQLASLARARLIWLGRRPFDDSVAAQVTELAHVGGQLSYMTVDAAAVDQLEAAFDEIEAKHGDIDGILHLAMVHEVARLSELTEEQIARTLSSKSESTYALYSALRHRDIGFVALFSSAEAYVGNVGWGDYAAACSAQDAFALYWADNAAYPVVSINWGYWEGGDPEIGAMLEAKGVHPLKAGQGVAILERVIGRRSSQTIALDVDGVVLERMGFVPHTTRRPSADGAVTMAETVPAPEPPSRTPVTKDEPGSPSDEPLISASMPGGAPAVLPDEHQLSYALSDLLSTVLKISRARIDPDTDLINYGIDSLTVLALQKALEAKAGTLPATLFITSTTLRAVAQQLLQQHPAAAGALVPLPPAPSCVGAPTPTVAGSPAPSGRAAAEAYVLDRHPPPDVSDYLAQYGAMYRDGRLKKACEIGPKLGLPVAASGRPELKHLLMNTKSCNAVELFTIGSGAPVVLLPAVALTAPIWTHQLSSSLTSTMQFIALHPPGYGATSPIRDCTTRGISEVFMDMIDVLSPERPVHLVASCLGCISAIYMTRSFPDRVASLTLVGAFHDTSEMVVGDPSQLTTEQFTEMLTTAVDRVKADFAEVSQHQADGGVVTGASPALLLDSFCANALIAMRYLSEMLSLSPLPWLAGIKAPTQCIVGSNDRIVSTRHSREIVAGVPGAALVEIDGAGHFPYLTHSEQFNSLLDTFISKHERRQYDRSIGSRNASTTLAASQL
- a CDS encoding type I 3-dehydroquinate dehydratase translates to MQKFSSHQVWATVSGRDRDDIMKQIDSLVCWGVRAIEFRVDLIPEALWDSILGIGSLPVPWWVAHFGTGKDADTAKTAIAETLRSDAEGAIFHSRCEHLSDLIAMCQKAGRPFAAPYHSQNPMTRNEAIREFEYQATLTPAFRKIAARARTYAEAAAIVDATHTASKAGGSPVVGAVFGPQRWARIALPHAGSAITFILAHAVENEVGGDDQQLHLGDIHHLSAVKDLLAIQRGAHASTIH
- a CDS encoding SAP domain-containing protein; translated protein: MSAKTKSKRPPLTANISIDEFRAFYWYLHELVEFCRNNGLPTGGQKLAVVSRIERFIRSGKRTGLAESTSIKRRVSTAPRELSILTVVGNDFKCDVTARNFFKSVIGEHFHFTAHVNRFRRERLRRGIRTTYGDLAREWLAEHERRKDPRYKSKIERSWQYNQFVRDFAADKLRNRGKGMRGAAKAWNEIREHRGPHTYAEYVRITERRQPPT
- a CDS encoding thioesterase II family protein, whose amino-acid sequence is MTIATTGRSQSEVAREWIGLSRPAHKSRMHLIAFPYAGGGASVYRRWQNDLAHAKWLDFTVLQLPGRETRIRERPHNDLAQLLKELEWAVGAAVDRPYALFGYSMGALLAYELAVRLAESHAAPERLLVAARCPPWRNRHRPAAIPSRDALLAWVRRLGATATELLDTDLFIERFLPTLEADIRIVDGFARDVPQILPCPIDAFSSDDDAEVSIDDMRCWETAAGSGFRLHRLGGGHFFLHRSHNELIALINQILGSHASSGGR